The following DNA comes from Teredinibacter haidensis.
CCCTCCCTGCGCTAGTTGGTTTGCCAGCGCTTCGTATTGGGTTTGCTTTTGTTTTTGCCCGAGGCTGGCAAAAGCTCCCGACAGTTTTTGTGCGAAGATGATAAACGAAGGGTTTTTACAGGCGCGTTTTGCCAGCATATCAATAATCTGTTCTGCGGCGATGGGGTGTTCAAGGGAGGAAAACTGCATTCCCAGGCGGATAGCGCTTTCGTCATCCAGCTGGTCGTGCAGTTTGGGATGATCGAACCATATTTTCTCCAGGCGCTCTATTTCATGGGGTAGTAAACGCTTCATTTGCCACAGTCGAAGTACGCTTTGTGGATAATTTTTACCCTTGGATATCTTCAGTAAATTAAAACGGATCACCGCCAGATCGAAGGTTTCGCCAAACTCTTTTATGGCTTCGTTAGCCAGCTTGTACGCGTGCGCGAAACTGTATTTTTCCAGTGCGCGATAAATTTCGGCCATGCGCTGCTGCTGCTCGTCTATCGGGCTTTGATCGTTCTCAATATATTCTTTGTTAATCGTTTTTCGATCGACTAATAGGGACACAGCGATAAGAAAACAACCGCCGACAAAGCCGCCTGCGTGAGCTAGGAAGGCAACGTTGGATTCGGGATCGGTATAGTAGCTATACAGTTCTTTGCCAATATAAAACGGTAAGATTAGCAGCGCCGGTGCGCGGAAGTAACCGACAAAGAAAAATATCCAGTAAAAGAACTCGATATTGCGAAAACGGAACACGGCGAGGTACATGGCCATTACCGCAGAAATGGCTCCCGAGGCACCGACAAGCGGAACGCTGCTGTCCCAGTTAGATACGACCTGGGCCATTCCCGCTGCGAAGCCGCCAACAAGATAGAAGACTAAAAATCGCCAGTGACCAATAGCGGCTTCCACGGCAAAACCGCATATAACAAGGAAGAACATATTGCCCAGCAGGTGCATAACGTCACCGTGTAAAAACTGGTGGCTAAGTAATGAGCTGAGTTTGAATGTGCTGGCGGTAAGTCCGTGGGCGATAGGGCTGAGGGAGTTAAATTTCTCCTGAATCGCTTTGCGTTCGTGCTGCCAGCGGGTGTAGAGCTCGTGATCGAAAGAGTCGCGTGCGATCTGTGTGAGGTGCTGGTAAAAATCCTGCCGCAAGAGAACTTTCGAAAGATGATCGTGGTTATTTCCGCTTTCGTAATCTTTGGTAAGCTCAATAAGGGTGTCGGTTTCGCCTTTGCTTTTCAGGTAGGTTTTCAGTAGCGGCCATTCCTGTTCGATAAAGCCAGAGCGGTCGTAGGCGTGCACAGCTTCGAGGTATTTTTCGGCGTCGCCGGACTGATAGATGAAGAAGATAAGGACGTTGAGCAATACGATTAAAAAAAGAACCACCGGCGCATGCCGCCAGTCGAACTGTTTTTCTGTTGGGACAACAATCATTGTTTAGGCCGCTCTTTTATTGTTTTCCTTTTAGGGCAGGGTAATAGTAGAGGGTTAGCTTGGGTAAGAACAAGTAAAAATTATGTGTAAGGCGGCAATGAATGCGGATGTATAATAGAGGGATGGTATTAACGGCGGCTATTTTTTTCATTTTTATAGGTATACACGCCGAGAGCTAACGTTATTAAAGCGAACACTGCGCAAGTGCTGAGATCGCTAAGATTAATTTCTAGGATGTACCCGTGCCGAGTTTATTCATTCGCTATTGGTCGTTTAGCTTTATTATTGATGCGAATACGCCGGGTTAAAATAAGCTCCGGTGGTGGCGGGGTACGGTTATATGGGTGGTACTTTGGTGGTGGGAATATATCGATGTTGTAGGCTCGGTGAAATCGGCCTCCAATGTTTGTTCGTCAGTATATGGGGGCTCAGCGAGGCGCTGAAATATGGGCTGAAACTGCCAGCGCCCCTCTCGACGCTGACGGTTGGTTTTGTCTCATGAAGGCGACTAGCTTGGAATAGCTGGAAAATGCTCATCGCCAGATGAAGATAACGACTCTAGAAGGTCAATATCACTTTTATCGTTGAGTCGACGTTAGCGGCGTCGATGTAGCCGATAGTACTGGGATTGGATGCAATCAATTGCTTCATTTCGGCATCGCTAGCCACCTCTTTTGGCGGGTTGGCCTTACCCGTAAATATCAGCTGAGACCAATAGGCTTTAACTTGGCTGGAGGTTTTGCCCAGTACCGAATCTTCAAACCCCGTGCGTATTTCCGAGCCTGCAGATTGATTAATGGGAAGAGCGGAACCTCCGCTGGGAAACGATTTTATTTTCCCCAAAAAGAGCTTGTTCACTGTTTGTTGATCCAGAGTGTCGTTGTTAGACGGATGTACGATAACGGCCGTTTCTGCCCACGCTGTGGCTGTGCATAATAGTGACAAAATAATAAATATCGGTAGTACAAAATGAGTGATTTTCATGTCGGCTTCTCTCCAGCTTAAAATACAGTGACAAGTGCAAAACGCAGTAGATTTTGGTCTTCGTCTAACAGATTGTCGTTATACATTGTATATTCGGCTTTAAAGGCCGCAGAGTCGTGAAAATCCCAGCGTAAACCTAGCGTTAGGTAGTCTGAGTCGTGGGCCGTTGATTGAAAAAGGCCCTGAGTGGCGGCCACGAGGTTGTCTATATCTACGGAGGCACCTGCGGGCGGTAATCCAGTCTCCAAAAAGTCGGTGCTGGTTGGCGTATCTTCATTCGCGCCGTAGGTAATATGCGGCGTGAAGGCGCCCATACGCTTTCCAAGACTGAGGTAATAGCCTTCTTGCGACTCCTGCAAAAAGCTGCCTTCAGTACTGGATTCTGTGTATTCCGCGATAACAATAAAATCCTCATAGCTAATGTTAAATCCGGCGCCGAAAAAATTCGAGGTGTCATTGCCATCGTCAGTACGGATCTCGGTGGCAAAATTGGGAATGGTTGCATTTGCGTCGTGCAGAGCGCTCCAGCCGTCGGTTAGCCGGTCAATTTCATCGATGGTAATTGCCAAATCCGCCTGTGAATAGGCCACTCGAAAGGTGATCCAGTCATAGGTTAGTGACCAATTCAGGTTTACCATATTGGACAAATCGGATTCTTGGTAAGTGTCGTTGACGAGTATGCTTTCTCTATTGCGGCCGATAACGACTTGGACAGTGGAATCCATGGGTCCGAGCTGATTATTTACGGCCATGCCGATGCCGTTGACGCTGTCAAAGGGTATGCTGTAGACACCTGCCGGTGGCGTAATCCAATGGTAGGCATAGCTAACATCGAGAAAATCGGAGTAGGCGTAGAAAGGTGCGCGCTGCCGACCAAACAGGAATTTAATGTTTTCAGTCGCCTCCCAGCCAATATAGGCCCATGTGAGTTTTGCGTCCCAGTCTTCACTGCCTTTCGCCATAATTTGCGCAACGGCGGTCAGCCCCTCACCCAGGTTGCCCTGAGCCTGAATGGCGAGTTTTGAATCTTGATCAAAACTTAAATCGTTGTCATAGCCTTGTAGCGTTTCGTCGTCGGACGATGTTAAACCTCCTGCGAAGGTGGCGAATCCATTGAAAGCGATTTCGGCGGAAACGCCAGAAGACAACCCGAGTGTACAGAACGCTAGGGTTAATAGTCGTTTATTAAGCATTGTTAAATACCCTCTTTGTGGTCGGACGAATCCGGGGTAGTTGATGATTGCGTGCAGGTTAGAATATCTAACGCATTAAATGATTTTTTTTATAACTTATCCGCAATAAATATTAAGGATGAACTCATATCGTTGCCATGCGGCATTGACGATGAAATGCGTGACACGTATTCAGTTGTATAGTATTGACCCGATTATTTTATTGGTAACGCTCCGTTGTTTTTGGATACGCATAGCGGTAAATATATTTTGTTTTATGCGCCAGTCGATGGGTTAATAGAACGTCTAATAAAATGAATGGAAGCCAATAAAAAATCCTTTTGTTCTAATAGTAGTGACAGGTTTTTTTTGTTAAAAAATTCGAAAAATACGTTCAATCCATAAACCTTAATGTGTGCGTACAGGCCAAAATAATAAGCTCTGGCGAGATCACTTACATTCTAGTCTAGGATATCCGTATCGTTTTGCAATTTTTTGCGTTAGGTTTTATTTGTGACACGGTAGTGTCGGTTAGTCGAAAAAAATTCTTAAAAAGTAGAGGGTTTTAAAGGGCTGAATGTTTTCGATGCCATGCTACGGCGATGCAGGTTTTCAGTTTAGTGAATTCGTATTTGTTAACTCTTGTATGCCCACACGGTATTGGCAATTAGAGCCCATTGTCGAGGGATTGCTTGTTTGCGGATAAATGCGTAATTCCGTCTGGCACACTCGGCCGATATATAGGTATAGGACGTTCGCAAGGACTCAGCGGAATTTGTGGGCCTGTGATTGTCGTTTGTAGCGTAATCAATATAACTTCATGGTCACCTAGCTGTTCAGTGCGTCACACTGAGCCCGCTGGGGTTTCAGGCTAATGATTGCCGAGAAAAAAGATTGGGCGTTGCTGTCCCATAACTCGCTAATGGGGTTCTTTGTGAACGAGAGTCGCGTGTTGACATAAGTTCGGCGTTCTTTCCCTCCTACACGCAGTGAATTCTTTCCTAAATTCCTGTGGTCAGACTGCCTACGGCCACATTTAAATATCAGGCCCTTCTTGGGTAAACTTGTGGGACAGTAGCGGGGCTCTTCCGCATGCTCAATGCGATTAATACTACTTTTCTACATTAGTCTTCGGACGTTTAGCCTTTTACAGGGTAAAATGCGGCCTTATTATTGAGGTGAATACGCTATGTTAAAAGAAACTCCCTTGGTGGCAGTGCACCGCGAGATGGGCGGCAAGCTGGTGGACTTTGGTGGCTGGAATATGCCGGTGAACTATGGTTCGCAAATTGAAGAGCACAAAGCTGTGCGCGAAGGTGCGGGCATGTTCGATGTTTCGCATATGACCATTGTGGATGTGGAGGGCGAGCAGGCGAAGGCGTTTCTACAGTATTTGCTGGCCAACGATGTGGCAAAGCTGGAGCTGCAGGGTAAGGCGTTATACACGGGTATGCTGAACGAAAACGGCGGCGTGATAGACGACTTGATTGTGTACTTGATGGCATTTGGCTATCGGTTGGTGGTGAACTGCGGAACCCGGGAAAAAGATCTGGCGTGGATTAACCAGCAGGCCGGTAGCTTTAATATCCGTATTACCGAGCGCGACGAGTTGGCGATGATTGCGGTGCAGGGCCCACAGGCGCGGGATAAGGTCGCGGGTCTGGTCGATGCTTCACCGATTGAAAACCTGAAGGTGTTTCAGGGAGCTTTTCTGGCGGATGCGGGTAAGCAGGATTGGTTTGCCGCCCGCACGGGCTATACGGGTGAAGACGGCTACGAAATTATGTTACCCAACGAAGCCGCAGCCGGTTTCTGGCGCTCACTGGCGGAGGA
Coding sequences within:
- a CDS encoding rhomboid family intramembrane serine protease; its protein translation is MIVVPTEKQFDWRHAPVVLFLIVLLNVLIFFIYQSGDAEKYLEAVHAYDRSGFIEQEWPLLKTYLKSKGETDTLIELTKDYESGNNHDHLSKVLLRQDFYQHLTQIARDSFDHELYTRWQHERKAIQEKFNSLSPIAHGLTASTFKLSSLLSHQFLHGDVMHLLGNMFFLVICGFAVEAAIGHWRFLVFYLVGGFAAGMAQVVSNWDSSVPLVGASGAISAVMAMYLAVFRFRNIEFFYWIFFFVGYFRAPALLILPFYIGKELYSYYTDPESNVAFLAHAGGFVGGCFLIAVSLLVDRKTINKEYIENDQSPIDEQQQRMAEIYRALEKYSFAHAYKLANEAIKEFGETFDLAVIRFNLLKISKGKNYPQSVLRLWQMKRLLPHEIERLEKIWFDHPKLHDQLDDESAIRLGMQFSSLEHPIAAEQIIDMLAKRACKNPSFIIFAQKLSGAFASLGQKQKQTQYEALANQLAQGGQHGAL
- a CDS encoding phosphate ABC transporter substrate-binding protein — protein: MKITHFVLPIFIILSLLCTATAWAETAVIVHPSNNDTLDQQTVNKLFLGKIKSFPSGGSALPINQSAGSEIRTGFEDSVLGKTSSQVKAYWSQLIFTGKANPPKEVASDAEMKQLIASNPSTIGYIDAANVDSTIKVILTF
- a CDS encoding porin codes for the protein MLNKRLLTLAFCTLGLSSGVSAEIAFNGFATFAGGLTSSDDETLQGYDNDLSFDQDSKLAIQAQGNLGEGLTAVAQIMAKGSEDWDAKLTWAYIGWEATENIKFLFGRQRAPFYAYSDFLDVSYAYHWITPPAGVYSIPFDSVNGIGMAVNNQLGPMDSTVQVVIGRNRESILVNDTYQESDLSNMVNLNWSLTYDWITFRVAYSQADLAITIDEIDRLTDGWSALHDANATIPNFATEIRTDDGNDTSNFFGAGFNISYEDFIVIAEYTESSTEGSFLQESQEGYYLSLGKRMGAFTPHITYGANEDTPTSTDFLETGLPPAGASVDIDNLVAATQGLFQSTAHDSDYLTLGLRWDFHDSAAFKAEYTMYNDNLLDEDQNLLRFALVTVF
- the gcvT gene encoding glycine cleavage system aminomethyltransferase GcvT, with the protein product MLKETPLVAVHREMGGKLVDFGGWNMPVNYGSQIEEHKAVREGAGMFDVSHMTIVDVEGEQAKAFLQYLLANDVAKLELQGKALYTGMLNENGGVIDDLIVYLMAFGYRLVVNCGTREKDLAWINQQAGSFNIRITERDELAMIAVQGPQARDKVAGLVDASPIENLKVFQGAFLADAGKQDWFAARTGYTGEDGYEIMLPNEAAAGFWRSLAEEGVQPCGLGARDTLRLEAGMNLYGHEMDDDTSPLVANMAWTVAWEPGERNFIGRDRIAAEKVAGISHKLVGLVLSDKGVLREGQPVVCDGVEGAGVITSGTFSPTLGCSIALARVPVGFGGQAVVQVRKRELPVAIVKPCFVRNGSKLV